A region from the Bacteroidales bacterium genome encodes:
- a CDS encoding NAD(P)/FAD-dependent oxidoreductase: MKKKVIIIGGGISGLSTGSYLQMNGFDTEIYELHDIPGGVCTTWKRKNYLVDLCVHWFVGSRNVVDYYKVWQELLPMDKLKFVDHDVFLKVSDENKNFINIYSNIDKLEKELLEKAPEDIEVINKIIYFARKCKKLDFEVLKAPNLLSFFEKTIMFLKLAPFAVLMTKYGGKTIRNFADQCKNPLLKKTLMSFFLPDSSILFLAITLGWIDKRCAGYPIGGSQNISNLLEKRFTELEGKIYYKSRVNKILVKDNKAYGIILANGTEINADIVISCGDGYDTIYNMLEGKYTDEKIDKFYREFQLFPSHVFIAYGVSRKIVTEEINMTQIFAKKPFTVDDKTECNSIMVRVFNFDPTLNGEENTTISVSVGTDNYEYWNNLYQNDREKYNKEKTRVSDIVLDILDDYYGNIKANVKMVDISTPVTVKRYTNNWKGSFEGWYPTPQVILTQFPKTLPGLDNFYLISQWTNQGGGICQCAVSGRNITQTLCKSEKIKFTTTLISS; this comes from the coding sequence ATGAAAAAGAAAGTAATTATTATAGGTGGAGGAATATCTGGACTGAGCACTGGTTCGTACCTTCAAATGAATGGATTTGATACTGAAATTTACGAACTTCACGATATACCAGGCGGAGTTTGTACAACCTGGAAAAGAAAAAACTACTTAGTTGATCTCTGTGTACATTGGTTTGTTGGATCGCGCAACGTTGTAGATTACTACAAAGTGTGGCAGGAACTGCTACCAATGGATAAACTAAAGTTTGTGGATCATGATGTATTTCTTAAAGTTAGCGATGAAAACAAAAACTTCATCAATATCTATTCAAATATCGATAAGCTAGAGAAAGAACTACTTGAAAAAGCGCCTGAAGATATTGAAGTCATCAACAAAATAATTTATTTTGCCAGAAAGTGTAAAAAACTTGACTTTGAAGTATTAAAAGCCCCAAATCTACTTTCCTTTTTTGAAAAAACAATTATGTTTTTGAAGTTGGCTCCTTTCGCTGTGCTCATGACAAAATACGGGGGAAAAACAATTCGTAATTTTGCTGATCAATGTAAAAACCCTCTACTGAAAAAAACCTTAATGAGTTTTTTCCTTCCCGACAGTTCAATCCTATTTCTTGCAATTACATTAGGTTGGATTGATAAAAGATGCGCTGGTTATCCAATTGGTGGCTCACAAAACATCTCAAATTTACTCGAAAAGCGGTTTACTGAACTTGAAGGTAAAATTTATTATAAATCTCGCGTAAATAAAATATTAGTAAAGGACAATAAGGCATATGGTATTATACTGGCAAATGGAACAGAAATAAATGCTGATATTGTAATCTCATGTGGCGATGGTTACGATACAATTTATAATATGCTTGAAGGAAAATACACAGATGAGAAAATCGATAAATTTTATAGAGAATTCCAACTATTCCCGTCACATGTATTTATTGCATATGGAGTTTCAAGAAAAATCGTAACAGAAGAAATAAATATGACACAGATTTTTGCAAAGAAACCCTTCACTGTAGATGATAAAACGGAATGTAACTCAATTATGGTGAGAGTATTTAATTTCGACCCTACCCTTAATGGTGAAGAGAATACAACCATATCGGTATCTGTTGGAACAGATAATTACGAATATTGGAATAATTTATATCAAAATGATAGAGAAAAGTATAATAAGGAAAAAACAAGAGTAAGTGATATTGTTTTAGATATTTTAGATGATTATTATGGAAATATAAAAGCTAATGTTAAAATGGTTGACATCTCTACACCAGTGACCGTTAAACGTTATACAAACAATTGGAAAGGGAGCTTTGAAGGATGGTATCCAACCCCACAGGTGATATTAACCCAATTCCCAAAAACACTTCCTGGGCTTGATAATTTTTATCTAATAAGCCAATGGACAAACCAGGGAGGTGGAATTTGCCAATGCGCAGTTTCAGGTAGAAATATCACACAAACACTATGTAAGAGCGAAAAAATAAAGTTTACAACAACTTTAATTTCAAGTTAG
- a CDS encoding 4'-phosphopantetheinyl transferase superfamily protein: MTGYFPLIVPPDLICEESPIMSYSTLMESGCNNEIHPKESDLISGESTKRQNEFITGRICARRALKNLQIYNFPILFNEHKLPLFPSTVKGSIAHTSSYCAVVLGLNFKYKSIGIDIEHISKMKSRYFNTLCTNEELLFLKKYSEQEQMEKATILFSAKEAFYKLQFQITQKMLFFKDVCCSILDDNTFSIRLYKQLDKQFYYNATFAGLYYISNEMIFTALHLEVD, translated from the coding sequence TGACAGGATACTTTCCATTAATCGTTCCACCAGATTTGATTTGTGAAGAGTCGCCAATAATGAGCTATTCTACGTTGATGGAATCAGGCTGCAATAATGAAATTCACCCTAAAGAGAGTGATTTGATTTCAGGGGAATCAACAAAAAGACAAAACGAATTTATCACAGGAAGAATTTGCGCAAGAAGGGCTCTTAAAAATTTGCAGATCTATAATTTTCCGATTCTTTTCAATGAGCATAAATTACCTTTATTCCCATCAACAGTAAAAGGCAGTATTGCTCATACAAGCAGCTATTGTGCAGTTGTTTTAGGCTTAAATTTTAAATATAAAAGCATTGGCATTGATATTGAGCATATAAGCAAAATGAAAAGTCGATATTTTAACACCTTATGCACAAACGAAGAATTATTATTTCTGAAAAAATACTCGGAACAAGAGCAAATGGAAAAAGCCACAATTCTTTTTAGTGCCAAAGAAGCTTTCTACAAATTGCAATTTCAAATTACACAAAAGATGCTTTTTTTCAAAGATGTATGTTGTTCGATATTGGATGACAACACCTTTTCAATAAGACTCTATAAACAATTGGACAAGCAATTTTATTATAATGCCACATTTGCTGGTCTATATTACATCTCAAACGAAATGATTTTTACCGCATTACATCTTGAAGTTGATTAA